The following proteins are encoded in a genomic region of Rhodoferax aquaticus:
- a CDS encoding Lrp/AsnC family transcriptional regulator: protein METLDKFDLAILEALQADGRISNAELSLRVGLSAAPCWRRVKALEDAGFITGYRAEIDRHKIGLGVLAFVRLDADRNAGDVLRALEEAIRALPEVVSCHYISGTGTFELQVVSRDLNSFSQFARDVLINLPSVKDLHTSFSLGEVKANSALPLGHLGAKEPAVSTGSNATARKPLRGAR, encoded by the coding sequence ATGGAAACTCTTGATAAATTTGACCTGGCTATTTTGGAGGCCTTGCAGGCCGATGGCCGCATCAGCAATGCCGAACTGTCTTTGCGCGTGGGCCTGAGTGCCGCGCCCTGCTGGCGGCGGGTCAAGGCCTTGGAGGATGCTGGCTTCATCACAGGCTACCGCGCCGAGATCGACCGCCACAAAATTGGCTTGGGCGTGCTGGCTTTTGTACGACTGGACGCCGACCGCAACGCCGGAGATGTGCTGCGTGCTTTGGAAGAAGCCATACGCGCCCTGCCTGAGGTAGTGAGCTGCCACTACATCAGCGGCACCGGCACGTTTGAGCTGCAGGTGGTGAGCCGCGACCTCAACAGCTTTAGCCAATTTGCGCGCGATGTGTTGATCAACCTGCCCAGCGTCAAAGACTTGCACACCAGCTTTTCGCTGGGCGAGGTCAAGGCCAATAGCGCTTTGCCCTTGGGGCACTTAGGCGCCAAAGAGCCCGCAGTGTCCACGGGATCTAATGCCACTGCAAGGAAGCCGCTGCGGGGTGCGCGATGA
- a CDS encoding chemotaxis protein, which yields MSKELREIDERTNLAGNSMFELLLFRLGEAGAANRRELFGINVFKVREILVMPEITVMVNAPPSVMGIANVRGQMIPVINLAAITGCNPTKGLGILLVTEFARTTQAFAVEEVNEIVRLAWKHVLSAEGNGGGLVTSIARLDGAAENTRLAQVLDVEQILRDVFPEQHMTIQEGAVIPKLTIPDGTVVLAADDSAVARMMIEQGLKAMGIPYVMHKTGQEAWDHLQTLAKQVADQGKTIKDRVALVLTDLEMPVMDGFTLTRNIKQDVRFKSLPVIIHSSLTGATNEGHVKSVGADAYIAKFEAEELASTIREVLAKIK from the coding sequence ATGAGCAAAGAATTGCGGGAAATTGACGAGCGCACCAACCTAGCTGGCAACAGCATGTTTGAGCTCTTGCTGTTTCGATTGGGTGAGGCAGGTGCCGCCAACCGGCGTGAGTTGTTTGGTATCAACGTTTTCAAAGTGCGTGAAATTTTGGTCATGCCAGAAATCACCGTGATGGTGAACGCGCCCCCCTCCGTCATGGGCATCGCCAATGTACGTGGGCAAATGATTCCCGTGATCAACCTCGCCGCCATCACGGGGTGCAACCCCACCAAGGGTTTGGGTATCTTGCTAGTCACCGAGTTTGCCCGCACGACACAAGCCTTTGCAGTCGAAGAAGTGAACGAAATCGTGCGATTGGCTTGGAAACATGTGCTGTCAGCCGAAGGCAATGGCGGTGGCCTTGTCACGAGTATTGCCCGCCTAGACGGAGCCGCAGAGAACACCCGCTTGGCCCAAGTCCTGGATGTAGAACAAATCTTGCGCGATGTGTTCCCTGAGCAGCACATGACCATCCAAGAAGGCGCGGTCATACCCAAGCTGACCATTCCAGATGGCACCGTTGTGCTCGCTGCGGACGACTCTGCGGTGGCCCGCATGATGATCGAGCAGGGCCTCAAAGCCATGGGTATTCCCTATGTCATGCACAAAACAGGTCAAGAAGCATGGGACCACTTGCAAACTTTGGCCAAGCAGGTCGCAGATCAAGGCAAAACGATCAAGGACCGCGTGGCCTTGGTGCTGACAGACTTAGAAATGCCTGTGATGGACGGCTTTACCCTCACCCGCAATATCAAGCAAGACGTGCGATTCAAGAGCCTACCCGTCATCATCCATTCCTCCCTGACGGGGGCCACCAACGAGGGCCACGTCAAGAGCGTGGGAGCGGACGCCTACATTGCCAAGTTTGAGGCCGAAGAGCTGGCCTCCACCATTCGCGAAGTGCTAGCAAAAATCAAATAA